One region of Priestia megaterium genomic DNA includes:
- the phaZ gene encoding intracellular short-chain-length polyhydroxyalkanoate depolymerase, producing MTVSALEQAKVELPNGETVNYRMKKGGKEVLLLIHGNMNSSLNWDVLMNELPEHITAYAIDLRGFGDSTYHTPIHTIKDLSDDVKLFADALKLSAFTISGWSLGGAVAMQYVIDHPNDAKNLILLSSVNIKGYPIPRRTFLELPIPNNFIQTKEEVKEAFRMVENAKETKNTWFLKMMLRQFLYTKNKPSADQFEKYLEGTIKQRNLIDINYALMRFNISNDFNGVVQGTGEVAKITIPTMVIQGDEDKMVSTRDASDIAKGIGENATLKIMKGVGHCPLLDDLSSLMDLYNANLSRV from the coding sequence ATGACCGTATCTGCTTTAGAACAAGCAAAAGTAGAATTACCGAATGGAGAAACAGTAAATTACCGAATGAAAAAAGGCGGAAAAGAGGTGCTTTTGTTAATTCACGGAAACATGAATTCTTCCCTTAACTGGGATGTGTTAATGAACGAACTGCCAGAACATATCACAGCTTATGCCATCGACCTAAGAGGGTTTGGAGACTCCACTTATCATACACCTATCCACACAATCAAAGACTTATCAGATGATGTCAAACTGTTTGCAGATGCTTTAAAGTTGTCTGCTTTTACAATAAGCGGGTGGTCATTAGGAGGAGCAGTTGCTATGCAATATGTGATTGATCATCCGAATGATGCCAAAAATTTAATTCTATTAAGCTCCGTCAACATCAAAGGCTATCCCATTCCAAGAAGAACGTTTCTAGAACTGCCTATCCCTAACAATTTTATCCAAACCAAAGAAGAAGTAAAAGAAGCATTTAGAATGGTAGAAAACGCGAAAGAAACAAAAAACACATGGTTTTTAAAAATGATGCTGCGTCAATTTTTATATACAAAAAATAAGCCGTCTGCTGATCAATTTGAAAAGTATTTAGAAGGAACGATCAAGCAGCGCAACTTAATTGATATCAATTACGCACTCATGAGATTTAATATTTCAAACGATTTTAATGGTGTTGTTCAAGGGACAGGAGAGGTGGCAAAAATCACGATTCCTACTATGGTTATTCAAGGAGATGAAGATAAGATGGTTTCGACAAGAGATGCATCTGACATCGCAAAAGGCATAGGGGAAAATGCAACGTTGAAAATCATGAAAGGTGTAGGCCACTGCCCGTTGTTAGATGATTTAAGCAGTTTAATGGACTTATACAACGCTAATTTAAGCAGAGTTTAG
- a CDS encoding CBO0543 family protein, with translation MTTNQKEYLEKIHSIQEDLSKTWAEYWHHYSSPSSWQFWVTLGAFILPLVILYFFIDRKKAFHLGFYGFNVHVWFHYSDTAGVYNGLWTYPYQINTIIPVSFSLDASLIPVSFMLLYQWTINRHKNYYLYATALCLFFAFIFKPLLTGIGFFQLHEWATYGYLFVFYLGVIVLSKWITNLFLYFEKQN, from the coding sequence TTGACAACCAATCAAAAGGAATATCTTGAAAAAATACATAGCATACAGGAAGATCTCTCCAAAACGTGGGCTGAATATTGGCATCACTACTCGAGTCCAAGCTCTTGGCAGTTTTGGGTGACCTTGGGCGCTTTTATTTTGCCTTTAGTCATTCTCTATTTTTTTATTGATCGGAAAAAAGCCTTTCACTTAGGGTTTTATGGATTTAACGTGCACGTTTGGTTTCACTATAGTGATACCGCTGGCGTTTATAACGGGCTGTGGACGTATCCTTACCAAATCAACACAATCATACCCGTAAGCTTTAGCCTAGATGCTTCGCTTATTCCTGTCTCTTTTATGTTGCTTTACCAATGGACGATCAACCGTCATAAAAATTATTATTTATATGCAACGGCTCTTTGTTTATTTTTTGCTTTTATTTTCAAACCATTATTAACAGGGATCGGCTTTTTCCAGCTGCATGAATGGGCTACTTACGGTTATTTATTTGTATTTTATCTCGGGGTGATAGTGCTATCAAAATGGATTACCAATCTGTTTCTTTATTTTGAAAAGCAGAATTGA